The proteins below come from a single Bernardetia sp. genomic window:
- a CDS encoding polysaccharide biosynthesis/export family protein, giving the protein MKNIIYIGLLLFFTVSFFSCVPSRNLTYLKGKQQENPDIGSITPQNYSLDFTSYKLQPYDVLGINVQTIVPSKYDLGTTEASNIQSRVNGQGSNALLTGYTISDSGYVQVPLVGDVQVVGLTVDEAASKIKSAVEERYTEVIVKVQLLTFQVTMLGEVSNPGQITIYNMRMTTVLDVMALSGETLVTANRQKVRIMRRKGAVLESYYIDLTQDDVITSPLFYVQPGDIIYVEPLKGNKYLQTNAPAIGIVSTILNFAFFVTNFIILFRR; this is encoded by the coding sequence ATGAAAAATATTATCTACATTGGTTTATTGCTTTTTTTTACTGTTAGCTTTTTTAGTTGTGTACCTAGCCGTAATCTTACTTATCTTAAAGGAAAGCAACAAGAGAATCCTGATATTGGCAGTATAACTCCTCAAAATTATTCTTTAGACTTTACTTCTTATAAATTACAGCCCTATGATGTTTTAGGCATCAATGTTCAAACTATTGTACCTTCAAAATATGATTTGGGAACAACAGAAGCAAGCAATATTCAATCTCGTGTAAACGGACAAGGAAGCAATGCTTTGCTTACTGGATATACTATTAGTGATAGTGGATATGTTCAAGTTCCTCTCGTTGGTGATGTACAAGTGGTAGGGCTTACTGTGGATGAGGCAGCAAGTAAAATAAAATCTGCTGTTGAGGAGCGTTATACTGAGGTAATTGTAAAAGTTCAACTCCTTACTTTTCAAGTTACTATGTTGGGAGAAGTGTCTAACCCAGGGCAGATAACAATTTATAACATGCGCATGACAACCGTTTTAGATGTAATGGCACTTTCTGGAGAGACCTTAGTTACAGCAAATCGCCAAAAAGTACGCATTATGAGACGAAAAGGAGCAGTATTAGAAAGTTATTATATTGACTTGACACAAGACGACGTTATTACGTCCCCTCTTTTTTATGTTCAGCCTGGTGATATTATCTATGTAGAACCTTTAAAGGGAAACAAATATTTACAGACCAATGCACCAGCCATTGGGATAGTCTCAACGATTCTCAATTTTGCCTTTTTTGTAACTAACTTTATCATATTATTTAGAAGATAA
- the kynU gene encoding kynureninase — MNFNTTKDFALQLDKEDSLANFREKFWIPILEDKKEAIYFCGNSLGLQPKTTKAYIEQELDDWKNLGVEGHFHAKNPWLYYHKLLTNQVAKLVGAKPIEVVVMNNLTVNLHLLMVSFYRPTQKRFKILMEGGAFPSDQYAAESQVRFHGFSPKEAIIEIEPRDGEQTLRTEDIIKKIEEVGDELALVMFGGVNYYTGQFFDLEKITVAAHKVGAKAGFDLAHAAGNVPLELHKWNVDFATWCSYKYLNSGAGGTSGVFIHEKYADDTSLPRFAGWWGHDEEARFKMEKGFVPMRGAEGWQLSNAQILPMAAHKASLDIFEEAGFENLRQKSEKLTTYMEFLIESFNTEQAKIKIDIITPKNKEDRGCQLSLVFDKEGKKYHEILTKKGVISDWREPNVIRIAPVPLYNSFMDCYRFYEILKEVAIF; from the coding sequence ATGAATTTCAATACAACTAAAGATTTTGCCTTACAATTAGATAAAGAAGACTCACTTGCTAATTTTAGAGAAAAATTTTGGATTCCTATTTTAGAAGATAAAAAAGAAGCAATTTATTTTTGTGGAAATTCATTGGGATTACAACCCAAAACAACAAAGGCATACATAGAACAAGAATTAGACGATTGGAAAAATTTAGGTGTAGAAGGACATTTCCATGCGAAAAACCCTTGGCTGTATTACCATAAGTTATTAACCAACCAAGTAGCAAAACTGGTAGGAGCAAAGCCCATTGAAGTGGTCGTGATGAATAACCTTACTGTAAATTTGCATTTGCTGATGGTTTCGTTTTATCGTCCTACTCAAAAACGTTTTAAAATATTGATGGAAGGAGGAGCTTTTCCCTCTGACCAATACGCTGCCGAATCGCAAGTAAGGTTTCATGGTTTTTCTCCAAAAGAAGCTATCATAGAAATAGAGCCAAGAGATGGAGAGCAAACACTAAGAACAGAAGATATTATAAAAAAAATAGAAGAGGTAGGCGATGAGTTGGCTTTAGTCATGTTTGGAGGAGTAAACTATTATACAGGACAGTTTTTTGATTTAGAAAAAATTACGGTAGCAGCCCACAAAGTAGGAGCAAAGGCAGGTTTTGACCTTGCCCACGCAGCAGGAAATGTTCCTTTGGAACTTCATAAATGGAATGTAGATTTTGCTACATGGTGTAGCTACAAATATCTCAACTCTGGAGCAGGAGGAACTTCAGGCGTGTTTATTCATGAAAAATATGCTGATGATACTTCTCTACCTCGTTTTGCTGGTTGGTGGGGACATGACGAAGAAGCTCGTTTCAAGATGGAAAAAGGGTTTGTGCCAATGCGTGGGGCAGAAGGTTGGCAACTTAGCAATGCACAAATTTTGCCTATGGCAGCACACAAGGCTTCATTGGATATTTTTGAAGAGGCAGGATTTGAAAATTTGAGACAGAAAAGCGAGAAGCTAACAACTTATATGGAATTTTTGATAGAAAGTTTCAATACAGAGCAAGCAAAAATCAAAATTGATATCATCACGCCAAAAAATAAAGAAGATAGAGGTTGCCAGTTGTCTTTAGTTTTTGATAAAGAAGGAAAAAAATACCACGAAATTCTGACAAAAAAAGGAGTTATTTCAGACTGGAGAGAACCTAATGTTATTCGTATTGCTCCTGTTCCCCTATACAATTCTTTTATGGATTGTTATCGTTTTTATGAAATTTTGAAAGAAGTAGCTATTTTTTAA